One genomic region from Nitrospira sp. encodes:
- a CDS encoding four-helix bundle copper-binding protein yields MAPVTHSLQQHTIECIQACMDCAHVCNTCADDMIGMPHEDQDDLMVRCIRLCRDCADICLLAAQWMGRSSAFAIRICALCAEICELCAGLCEQHAPHHALCGECAKECRHCAALCHQMVAETIPAASTGNA; encoded by the coding sequence ATGGCACCGGTCACCCATTCTCTCCAGCAACATACCATCGAGTGCATCCAGGCCTGTATGGATTGCGCGCACGTTTGCAATACCTGCGCGGACGACATGATCGGCATGCCCCATGAAGACCAGGATGATTTGATGGTGCGTTGCATCAGACTCTGTCGGGACTGTGCGGATATCTGTCTCCTCGCCGCTCAATGGATGGGTCGAAGCTCGGCGTTCGCCATCCGCATCTGCGCCCTATGCGCGGAAATATGTGAGTTGTGCGCGGGGCTCTGCGAGCAACACGCGCCGCACCATGCGCTCTGCGGCGAATGCGCGAAGGAATGCCGCCATTGCGCCGCGCTTTGCCATCAAATGGTGGCGGAAACCATTCCCGCGGCTTCGACCGGCAACGCATGA
- a CDS encoding VTT domain-containing protein, which translates to MDANAWAIGTVTDDPPTGQSATTAGCHRPLDGPPRNSDGLPPPILRCGSTCWRIEPAERATFLVDGDAYFRTFRDVALQAQQSIYIAGWDLDTQVELIREGEERASLPSKLGEFLTALLRRRRRLNIHVLNWDFAMIYALEREWMPAAQAGWSGHRRLLYRMDGQHPLGASHHQKIVVIDDTVAFVGGLDLTKSRWDTPAHVVRDPRRLDADGLAYPPFHDVQMMVAGEAASALGDLFRARWRVASSRRLPAPTRRPVADLWPETLPPDVERCQVGLMRTQPAFAGQPEVREIEQAYVEAIKRAREAIYIESQYFTSHAVGRALAARLSEHEGPEVVLVLRHNCDGWLERQTMDSLRTKVLHDLELADHYGRLCVCAPTVSGGDGTEWVAIHSKLLIVDDEFLCLGSANCSNRSMGFDTECNLALESRGDPRLQAAIAGLRNRLIAEHLGVEPTRLAGDVRRCGSLIQAIHTLRGGLRSLENGCFIGGEPVTVIPEQRLIDPERPMGVQDVFDSIVPAPARQDLSRRLLAGYVLLAAIGLLALTWRWMPVDNWLQTSGAIAQLQAMRHSPLGLCALLAGYVLGGLVALPITLLIVLTLLACGPWMGMGSALAGSLLSAATLFWLGRTLGRYHVQRFAGRRVAYLSRRLAQGGVWTMFLLRMIPIAPFSIVNLVAGSTSISLREFLLGTALGMSPGILLFSAMLYGVGGTLDAPTPLSLVGWGLFVGLTWSLIRYLSRHLPPMRPKSEVGTAHITSPAP; encoded by the coding sequence ATGGACGCGAATGCATGGGCAATAGGCACCGTGACGGATGACCCGCCAACCGGTCAATCGGCAACGACAGCAGGGTGTCACCGGCCCCTCGATGGCCCCCCTCGCAACTCAGACGGACTTCCGCCGCCGATTCTGCGCTGTGGATCGACGTGCTGGCGCATCGAACCAGCCGAGCGAGCCACGTTCCTCGTCGACGGCGACGCATATTTTCGAACCTTCCGGGACGTGGCCTTACAGGCCCAGCAGAGCATCTACATCGCGGGCTGGGACCTCGACACGCAAGTGGAACTCATACGCGAGGGCGAGGAGCGCGCATCGCTACCATCCAAACTCGGAGAATTTCTGACTGCGCTGCTGCGGCGTCGGCGCCGTTTGAACATCCATGTCCTCAATTGGGACTTTGCGATGATCTATGCCCTTGAGCGTGAATGGATGCCGGCGGCCCAGGCGGGCTGGAGTGGCCATCGCCGCCTGCTATATCGGATGGACGGACAGCATCCGCTGGGCGCCTCTCACCATCAGAAAATTGTCGTCATCGACGATACGGTCGCATTCGTGGGCGGGCTGGATCTGACGAAATCCCGATGGGATACGCCTGCCCACGTCGTTCGTGATCCACGCCGGCTGGATGCCGATGGACTGGCCTATCCGCCGTTTCACGATGTGCAGATGATGGTCGCTGGGGAAGCGGCCTCCGCGCTTGGTGATCTGTTCCGTGCCCGCTGGCGGGTCGCCTCGAGCCGCCGCCTGCCCGCACCAACGCGACGCCCGGTCGCGGACTTGTGGCCCGAGACCCTGCCGCCAGATGTGGAGCGATGCCAGGTGGGGCTGATGCGCACTCAACCAGCATTCGCGGGGCAGCCGGAGGTGCGGGAGATCGAACAGGCCTATGTGGAAGCCATCAAACGTGCGCGCGAGGCGATCTACATCGAATCGCAATACTTCACCTCCCACGCCGTCGGACGTGCACTGGCTGCACGGCTGTCCGAACATGAGGGGCCTGAAGTGGTGCTGGTGCTGCGCCACAATTGCGACGGATGGTTGGAGCGTCAAACGATGGACAGTTTGCGGACAAAGGTGCTGCATGATCTGGAGCTCGCCGATCACTATGGACGATTGTGCGTCTGCGCTCCGACCGTGTCCGGGGGTGATGGAACCGAATGGGTGGCGATCCATAGCAAGCTGCTGATCGTCGACGACGAATTTCTCTGTCTGGGTTCAGCGAATTGTTCGAATCGCTCCATGGGATTCGATACCGAATGCAATCTCGCCCTGGAGTCGCGGGGCGATCCCCGGCTGCAGGCGGCCATCGCCGGGTTGCGAAACCGGCTGATCGCCGAACATCTCGGCGTCGAGCCCACGCGGCTCGCCGGGGACGTGCGGCGCTGCGGCTCGCTCATCCAGGCCATCCACACATTGCGCGGTGGACTGCGGAGTCTGGAGAACGGGTGTTTCATCGGCGGCGAACCGGTGACCGTGATTCCGGAGCAGCGCCTGATCGATCCGGAACGTCCGATGGGTGTGCAGGATGTGTTCGACAGCATTGTGCCCGCTCCGGCACGCCAGGACTTGAGCCGAAGACTTCTGGCCGGGTATGTGTTGTTGGCCGCGATCGGGCTCTTGGCGCTCACGTGGCGGTGGATGCCTGTCGACAACTGGCTCCAGACGAGCGGGGCCATCGCCCAACTCCAGGCAATGAGACATAGCCCACTGGGGCTGTGCGCACTGTTGGCGGGATACGTGCTCGGCGGGCTGGTGGCGCTGCCCATCACGCTCTTGATCGTGCTGACCTTGCTGGCATGTGGACCGTGGATGGGAATGGGTTCCGCCTTAGCCGGATCGTTGCTGAGCGCGGCGACGCTGTTCTGGCTGGGCCGCACGCTCGGGCGTTATCACGTGCAGCGGTTTGCCGGTCGGCGCGTGGCCTATCTCAGCCGGCGATTGGCGCAGGGTGGAGTGTGGACGATGTTTCTGCTCCGGATGATTCCCATCGCTCCCTTTTCGATCGTGAATCTCGTGGCGGGATCCACCTCGATCTCTCTGCGCGAGTTCTTATTGGGAACGGCGTTGGGGATGAGCCCGGGGATTCTCTTGTTTTCCGCCATGCTGTACGGCGTTGGGGGAACCCTGGACGCTCCGACTCCATTGAGTCTGGTCGGCTGGGGATTGTTCGTTGGCCTGACATGGAGTCTGATCCGGTATCTCTCGCGACACCTGCCGCCCATGCGGCCGAAATCGGAGGTCGGAACCGCACACATCACCAGTCCCGCGCCATAG
- a CDS encoding endonuclease/exonuclease/phosphatase family protein: MQLRVASYNIHRAIGKDGQYQPERILRVLSEIHADIVALQEIDLLEPGRMQLLPWLAARINMLGIAGPVRSRGTCEYGNALLTRFPVTGVRRLDLSVGFHEPRDALAVDLQVEGRTMHVVTTHLGLWPSERPVQAERLRKLLAPNRHELTILMGDLNEWNARGKALRSLGRLFGAACAPATFPARCPILALDRIWIAPAQAMVRVDVHDTPLSRLSSDHLPIKADIRFPHGPVPTTRLPVA, translated from the coding sequence ATGCAGCTACGAGTGGCCTCCTACAATATTCACCGAGCAATCGGGAAAGATGGGCAGTATCAGCCTGAGAGGATTCTTCGCGTGTTGTCGGAAATACATGCGGACATCGTCGCCCTGCAGGAAATCGACCTCCTGGAACCAGGCCGCATGCAGCTGCTGCCTTGGTTGGCGGCGCGGATCAACATGTTGGGCATTGCCGGGCCGGTGCGGTCGCGAGGAACCTGCGAGTACGGCAATGCCTTGCTCACCCGGTTTCCGGTGACCGGAGTGCGGCGATTGGACTTGTCCGTTGGGTTCCATGAACCCCGTGACGCGTTGGCCGTCGATCTACAGGTGGAAGGCCGCACGATGCATGTCGTCACGACTCATCTGGGCTTGTGGCCCAGCGAACGTCCGGTTCAGGCTGAACGATTGCGGAAACTGCTGGCGCCGAACCGGCACGAGCTCACCATTCTCATGGGTGATCTGAATGAATGGAACGCGCGTGGAAAAGCCCTGCGCAGCCTCGGCCGGCTGTTCGGCGCGGCGTGCGCTCCGGCCACGTTTCCGGCCCGTTGCCCGATCCTCGCGCTGGATCGCATTTGGATTGCGCCCGCCCAGGCCATGGTGCGTGTGGACGTGCACGACACCCCGCTGAGCCGCCTGTCTTCTGATCATCTGCCCATTAAGGCCGATATCCGCTTCCCGCATGGACCGGTTCCAACGACTCGGCTACCGGTGGCGTAA
- a CDS encoding low affinity iron permease family protein: MRTEHMLHQDSSLFCRIANDVSRLLGSLTAFGVAVGIVVLWGVSGPLFEYSDSWQLVINTGTTIVTFLMVFLIQNTQNRDSAAIQLKLDEIIRCTQGAHNALLDLERLSVKDLDELRRRYETLAEQARLGAQDGRRDTDTPDMPLGQPRS; encoded by the coding sequence ATGCGCACGGAACACATGTTGCACCAGGATTCGAGTCTCTTCTGCCGGATCGCGAATGACGTCTCGCGCCTCTTGGGAAGTCTCACGGCTTTCGGTGTGGCCGTCGGCATCGTGGTGCTCTGGGGCGTGAGCGGGCCGCTGTTCGAGTATAGCGACAGTTGGCAGCTTGTCATCAATACCGGCACGACGATCGTGACGTTTTTGATGGTGTTTCTGATCCAGAACACCCAGAACCGGGACAGTGCCGCGATTCAGTTGAAGCTGGACGAAATCATCCGGTGCACACAAGGGGCGCACAACGCCTTGCTGGATCTCGAACGGCTGAGTGTGAAGGATCTCGATGAACTGCGGCGCCGGTATGAAACATTGGCGGAGCAGGCCCGTCTCGGCGCGCAGGATGGGCGGCGAGACACGGACACACCGGACATGCCGCTCGGCCAGCCCCGCTCCTGA